CTGTAGTTGGTGATGAACTTCCAGGCCGTACGCTTATTGGATGCAACAATATTATTGGGCATCACGCTGTGGTGGGCATTAAATGTCAAGATATGAAATACAAGGTTTGCTGAAAATCTGAGATGTTTTAGTATGAGATAGATTTAACCTTTAAAGCTCCTTGGTCAGTATGCTAGATTATGTAACATGTGCTTGCTTCCAATTAACATGGTCATATGCTTATTTGTTATTCATCTAGGATTGGGACAGTAATAGAAATATGATATGTTTGATGGATCACTAGGAATTTTAGCAGGCTAACCATGGATAGGATATATAGGAACCAGTTTCTTTTGGACGTCTGGCTTATTTATTGAGGCAATGCCTGGATAAAATAGGGACCTGAACGtctaaattagtaatttcaatttctgcaactttgttatttgaaatatgTCATTATTTGTCAGATTAGGTTCTATCTATTACTATGTGAATGCAGCGTTATACGATAGCaaaggattaaatatattgcatACTTTATTGATGGTTTTGCAAGATAGATGAGACAATGCCATATTTTCCTCAAAATCCATGATCCACCTTCTGCCTAGATGTCTTTGGATCAGAGAAAATTGCTGGCAGCACAATTCCACTTGCTTGTCTTGCACTTTAGAACCAGAAGATCTTTGTCCATACATATTTCATTGCGGAACTGCATGCAttgtgcatctttttcattACTGGATGAATCCCTAGTTGCAAAACGTCTCCTCGAAGTTATTGTTTGAGGTGGTGTAAATCCTTGCCAGGCTTTGCATCTTCCGCTGCAGATTTCATTCTTTGAGTTAGCTAATTCCTTAATGTGAGGACCATATGTATTTTGAAGGGAAATTGCTTTATCCGTGTTAATGTCAGCCACTAAACAAAGAGAATCGCTTTCATATGGTCATCTACTCCTTGGGCTGCTACTGTGTTAATAAGATTCTTAGTGCTTGATAGAGTACTCGCATCACCATTCAAATTGAAAGTTAAATATGACCTTGCATCAGCTGCTGGAGCCCTCTTGGGTGTCTGATGTTGTCTATACTCTATAGTATGCTGATCCCAGTAATAGTATTATATACCTTGTCTCAGTTAACAATTTCCTTTTCTGATCCTGAATTCTGCATTCAAATTGAATTAGTCGAACCAGCAGGAACCCTGATAGAGCGTTCAACCTTTCCTTTTCTGATCCTAAATTCTGCatgcaaattataattagtcgAACCAGCAGGAACCTTGATAGAGAGTTCAACCACTTAATTAAGGCCTCCTAACCAGATTGCTGAAAGTGATGTTTTGATTGCGATGTTTATGAACAACACATTGTTAGACTTATTATACACCCTATCACAAGATTTATGAATTTGTCCTTAGTTAACAGGTTTACTGGATGTGGATGACTAGTTGGCATCTTTTATGCAGCCACTTGTGATTGAGCTTGAGACGAGACGTAGGAAGTATCTTTATCTTTGTTCCCTCCTGTATCTCTAAAGCTAGATCCTGAATCCTTTAAACTAAAGTTTGTGATCAAACAAAATACATCAAGTGATTACGAGATGAGCGTTGTACTGCAGGATTTCCACAAATCACTTTTTGGCATAAAACATTCTTTCATCTGATCCAACCTCGAAATAATTTAAGCTTCCTTACACCAAGTATAACACAATCTATGCAACACATGGGGAACCTTGGCAGTAAGCTCATCTATCTCCTCCAATGGAAAACCTAAAAGCATGCAAACTTGTAATCAAAGCAGGTCTAGAAGAGAAATGGTAAGATAACTTAGGTAACCTGACCCAATAGAAGAAAAGATGCTTTATTATCTGGACTAAAACCAGGTGATGATGTAAATTTAGTTGGAACTATCCACATATGCTGGAGGCTTTATTTGTAGCAAATCATCTTCAAGTTTCAACTAAGCAATCACATACATAGGAGGATCAATTGAAGCAACCACAACAGACCTTTTCAATCACAGAGAAAAAAACTTGTTGATCACCCATGAAGGGTTCtatgtgaaaaaattatgaaagtgtAAAAGGGGGTAATGATTgcaagaaatttttttccttgagATTGAGGAATGTTTTTGGTGCTCCTTGAGAACATGCGAGTATGAACAAGAATCTCTGTATTTTGTCTCTCTGAAACTGAGACAACTTATATAATACTGGCCTATGGCGGATGGCCCATGGGAGGTTGGGCTGGACGACTCCAGTGATTCTCACCATTTCCATGGCCAGAAAGCCTTGGGTCCGGGCTGCCATGGCAGGTTTCACCAAAGGAATTCTCTTGGAGTGTAGAGATAATTTCTGGGACGGCATGAGATTTTAGTTGTTCTGGTACCTATTAAATGGCATACGCATGTTGTTGGATGGTAAAAAATTTTGCTtggatttttgtttcttaagtGTCCttacattttcctttttatttccATTGAAATGTAAGGTGGTTGACCTTGTTCTTGAGAGGCTGGTTTCTTAGCATGAAATTGAATAGTTGATTTTGTTCTTActaatgttttttctttctggtaAATTATCTGTTGGGAATATAGATgtcattcttcttttcttgtacTTTTCTTGTTCTAGTTGTTGAAGCCATATTTTTCCTTTGGTTggggttttattaaagtttttTGCATTAGAAACAATATTTCTTCTGATTAATCTTGTTTGTGGAAACATTTTCAGCATACGCAAGTGTTTTTGTTGTACTTTCCAGGATCAATATATTCCTTGTCAGGATATACATGTCTTTGCTGTGATATATGCCATTCGTTGccaaattacatatacaataTTCTGCATCAGTCATCATATGTTAACTTAATCATGGCTATCTTGAAATGGAGTCATCTTTGAAGTGGTTCACTTGATTATCTTAGGCAGGGAGTGAATGTTTCCTTCAGATTGGTGACAACAATGAACTTAGAGAATATACATCCATTCATCGATCTTCACTGCCAAATGAAAGAACGGTCTGTAACAAAACTTTATGCTCATTCTTGTACATTTCCTCAAAATCTGAAGTGTTGTTGCAGTGGATGTATCTATGTCTTATAAAAATCTCTTCAACAGATAATTGGTGATAACAATCTTATTATGGGATCTTGTCACATCGCTCATGACTGCAAAGTGGGTAACAACAACATTTTTGCAAACAATACTTTATTGGCCGGCCATGTTATTGTGGAGGTGagttataatttcttttcctgtATTCTTTCTCCTTTAACTGGTACACTTTTAGATGGTATTATCTCATTCACAGAATGACGAGGTGGTCTATTGATTTACTTGCAGGACTTTACTCATACAGCAGGGGCGACTGTCATACATCAGTTTTGTCATATTGGTTCGTTTTCTTTCATTGGTGGTGGCTCAGTGGTAAGGGTTTTACCtcatcttgtttttttttttttgctgtgtctttctctctcttttttatttgaaacatAAGGGAACTGGTGACCAAGCGTAAAGGTTTGACTACATCCACCTTCCCCCGAGGGTATAGCCAAATTAACAGGATCTCCCTTGGAGCATCATTGCTCCAACCTGTTTCCGAGTTAACAGCCATTAGACAGAACCGACGGTTCCTGCAAATGACAAGTTTAGTCCATTTTGTTATATACCTTTGCAAACTGGCTTTTACTTAGAGCAAGATGACtcaaaataggaaaaatgaCCACGGCTGACTATATTCAAACATCTCTCACGGCATCACTATCTCCATCCTGTCCACCACCTCATAGCCACTGTCAAACTCAAGAAACTCACCACGATACCTTCaattcaacatatttaataGCAGAACTCAAGtttcaaattatgaaattaaggAACCCCAACAACCTGATAGAATCCATAATCTCCAACTACTAATGCTGAGGTTGTCTGTATTTGGGGAGCAGAGTGGGGTTGTTCGGGGGTGGTGTGGGCATGGGGAATGGAGGCTGTTACGGGGCGGGCGACAGTTTGAGATTCTGGGAAATGATAGCGGAGGGGCACGCAGGCTTTGGGCTTGTTCACGTACGTCTAACAGGTTTACAGGGGCAAGAACAAGAGTGAGAGCAgcataattaaaacaatttgaTAGCAAGAACATCTTAGAGCatatattaaactaaaataaataaaaaatattaatatgttgttCTAATATGgtttgttatttaaattgtatCATAAACCATAATTACCATTCTACCTGCGTGTATTTTATGCTTGTCATCAATTTAAAGCAAAAAAAGGACAAAGCAATTTGAATCAAAGCTCAGAAATCACAATATTCAGTACTTCAGCTATTCCTTCAGTGTCCCATGTTTGAGCACTTCTTTTTCCTaatcttcttttcttcattttatgTCTCCTTTTGGTTATTCCTTTCATGTCCATCACTTACGTCtcctcatttttcattttgttccCTCCACCATCTTTCATTCCCTTGtcttttgttatcttttttctCCCATTAGAAGTAGCATTTGCCACTATTCGTACTATTGAAACAGAGTAAACTAAGctatatgtattatttgaaTCTTCCGGTAAAGTACTCaagttttcatatattttgtgtgcaatattgattataatgaCCACAAAGAGAATGTACTATACTATGACAATGCATTGTCTAAGGCCAGTATTGGGTTTTGATCGTAGAAAGAAGGGATCTTGAGACACGCTGCTCctataattgattttctaattaacaatttttacACCAATAATTCCTGTCAGGTAATGCATACATGCAACAAATGCCCAATTGTCAACTGAGCTGTAAGGTTTGCTAGAAACAACACTTGTGAGTACATCTGCTAGTTGGTCTTCAGATTTGACAgagagtaattaattatttgccTGTCCACCTTGACATGTTAGTATGAGGATAGGTTGTGATAAGTATGAATGACTGCCTCTTACAACAAAATAGGTTCCTCATCTAAAATTTAGTTGCCAATTGCTCTTGGGGTCTAGATATTTCTTCTAAATCCTCCTCtgtaataattatgtagttgATTATTGGAACTGTACCTTCTCCTAGATGTAGTTTAGGAATAAAGTATGATCCAAGTTGCTCTGCTTGTGGCTGTAGTTTTTCTTAGCTAAACCAAATCAAGTAAACCGTGTCCAAGGTGATTGTTCTAGTCCATACGATGCCTATCACTCCTTCTCGAGATCACCATGAGGCAGCTATTCTTCACGCCAAACTGGTGTAACTACCAGTTGAAGTTTGTTGTGAGAGAACAAGATTCTAACAGTATTTAATTTGGCAACTTCAGAGAAGGTTACCTGGTAGTCTACACCATATGTTTTGTATATTCATATACCTTAGCTACAAGCCTCACTTTGTATCTATTACTGGATGAATCTGGTTTGTTTAACTGAGAATACCCATTTGCATCCTattaccttttttttcctttcaatgcTGGGACCAAATGTTATATCTTCGCTTGGGcacaaattttgataaatctTGTCTGCTGCCCTTGATACCCATTTTCACCCATCTCACTACAATCTGCTCCTAAGCTAATGTGCTGCAGAGTAATTGAgaagtttgaaatttatctTTGGCTTCCTGGAGATATTCTGTCTTTCCAGGTTGCACTTAAATGTCCTTTGATGTCCTTCACAATGTTCACATTTATAGTCATGCTATTCTTATTGTTATACAATAGTCACTTTCAAGAGTTcgaaaaatatagaaacttTGAGAGTCAAGAAAATTGCATGGTTATCTATTTGACTTCTCCTGATAAATACTTACAAGAATTACTTCTAGTTTACGATGGTGTACATGTTAATGACGAGTATACATTCTATCTGAGCTTGTACTCACGTACCTTGAAGGTTTCACAAGATGTACCGAAGTACACCATGGTCTCTGGTGAACGAGCTGAACTACGTGGATTAAATCTAGAAGGCCTAAGGCGTCGTGGGTTTTCAGTTATGGAGGTtggtttatttttctgtttgtgCTCTGAATAGATAACATGGTCCAATTATTCTTCCACTGCAGTTTCCATCAGTGTACTGATGGTTTCTCAAACTTTTAACCTGCTCTTGACCACTTGTGTCTTCTGTGAAATTCTGCTCTACGTGGAACACTGTTGTTGCTTGAGGCTATAGAAGCTTGGAGGCACTTTGTTTTGCCacaatactttttatttcatcttcGGTATTACACTGATCTATACCGAGAATCTTCTACCCTACTTCTACAGAGGTCCAATGACTTTTCTATGTTTTGTTATGGTTTATGACCGGCTTGTGATTCCTGGTTGATCAATGTGGAGACTGGCATGAATGTCTTATTCACGATGATGATGCATGTTGAGAAGCAGTAGACTAAGAACTATCAGTAGGAGATAGGAAATAAAGCACAGAAAACATGTTTATATTGAGGTGGATACCCCAAAGCAAAGAATGAGCTTGTGATTCCTGGTTGATCAATGTGGAGACTGGCATGAATGTCTTATTCACGATGATGATGCATGTTGAGAAGCAGTAGACTAAGAACTATCAGTAGGAGATAGGAAATAAAGCACAGAAAACATGTTTATATTGAGGTGGATACCCCAAAGCAAAGAATGAGCTGGACAAAGTGATGCTACTTTGTGTGTTAGTGTGTGTTTTAATTGGCTTCTTGGTgcaattgagaaaataaaataaatactattaacGTCTTACTTTTCTGTCTCAACCAAAAgg
The nucleotide sequence above comes from Sesamum indicum cultivar Zhongzhi No. 13 linkage group LG11, S_indicum_v1.0, whole genome shotgun sequence. Encoded proteins:
- the LOC105173604 gene encoding probable acyl-[acyl-carrier-protein]--UDP-N-acetylglucosamine O-acyltransferase, mitochondrial isoform X6; this translates as MMGAVVGDELPGRTLIGCNNIIGHHAVVGIKCQDMKYKAGSECFLQIGDNNELREYTSIHRSSLPNERTIIGDNNLIMGSCHIAHDCKVGNNNIFANNTLLAGHVIVEDFTHTAGATVIHQFCHIGSFSFIGGGSVVSQDVPKYTMVSGERAELRGLNLEGLRRRGFSVMEVKSLRAAYRKIFMPADGNFQSIEDRLTELQKDEKLSQVPAVCFLVQSIRDSFEEERRGICKFRSWAGS